The Rahnella aquatilis CIP 78.65 = ATCC 33071 genomic sequence GGGGTTCCGTAAAGCTTCCAGCTTTGAGCCGGATATAAAAACCCCTTTTGATTTGTTAAAACACCTTGCGGTCTGGCAACTGCATTGGTCAAACAAGAAATCAAAAGGGGGTCCCAATGGGGGACGAAAAGAGCTTAGCGCACACCCGATGGAACTGTAAATATCACATAGTTTTCGCGCCTAAATACCGAAGGCAGGTCTTCTACGGCGAGAAACGCCGTGCAGTAGGGAGTATTTTAAGAAAACTGTGTGAATGGAAAAATGTGCACATTCTGGAAGCAGAATGCTGTGCAGATCACATCCATATGCTTGTGGAAATCCCGCCGAAGATGAGTGTATCGAGCTTCATGGGGTATCTGAAGGGCAAAAGTAGTCTGATGCTATATGAACAATTTGGTGATCTTAAATTCAAATACAGGAACAGGGAGTTTTGGTGCCGAGGGTATTATGTAGATACAGTGGGTAAAAATACATCGAAGATCCAGGAATACATAAAGCACCAACTGGAGCAGGATAAACTAGGGGAACAGTTATCAATCCCGTATCCAGGGAGCCCGTTTACGGGCGGTAAGTAACGAATTTGGATGCAAATGTCAGATTGCTATGCGCCTGTTAGGGCGCGGCTGGTAACAGAGCCTTACAGGCGCATATGAAAAACCTCCGGCTATGCCGGAGGATATTTATTCTTTCCGCACTGTAAAAAAATCCGAAACAGGCACAGCGTCTCTCTCCTTTGACTAGGCTTATTCTTTTGTTATGAGAGGCAAGCCTGTGTTGAAAATTGTTTTACACCTATTCTCCAGCCCGGAAAAGTTCCTCGGGCTGTTCAGTAACGCTGACATGGAAGACACGCTGGAAGAAGGCGAGCGTATTTTGATTGATGAAAACGGCACGGCGTCCGTCAATCTTGCCAATCAGGAGATGCAGGAAGACTTTGCCCGCCACGTCAAACGCATGAGCGTACTGTAATGGCGACAGCGGTTTTCATGGTCTTAATGGTCTGCGGCTACTGGTATACCACCCGAGACATCTCATCACGCTTCAAACTTAAACGCACCTTCGGCTGGGACGTCTATTTTCTGGTGGCGCTGTATGGCTGTATTTTTGTCCTGCAGGGCGTGCTGGTGATAGCGCTGGTGTATCTGGCGTTGTGGGGGATTTCCGAGGTCATCAACTGGCTGCCTGCCTTGCCACATCTGCATCAGGATGTGCACTACCAGCGTGATTTTATCAACTGGAGTTTTTTAGGCATTCAGGCACCGGTAGTTATTATGCTCGCGGTCTCCGTGATGCTGTGTCTGGTACGTACCACCTGGTCGCCGGGCCTGCGCCTCAATACGGCCGGACGCCGACAGTTGTACAAACAACTCACCCGCGCCAACGGCGTGGAGGGGCTGTTGTACCAGTGTATGGAAGAGGGCGATATGGTGTTCATCACGTTACAGTCGCGGCGTGTGTACGTCGGCATGGTACATACCGCAAAGTTCGAAACCAGTTCGTCGGACAACGTGGTGGTGATCCCGATGATCAGCGGTTATCGCGATAAAGAAACGCTGGAGCTGCGCGTGGAGCATAATTATGCCCGCTATTATCAGGAACATGGCATCACGCCGGTGTCAGAGCCGGTGAGTGCACTGAAGTTTCGCAAGGTGATTTTACTGAGCCAGATAGAGACGCTGTCGCTGTTTGATCCTTCAAGCGCCTGCGCGTTCAGGAAGCTTATTCCGCTGGTTGAGGAAGAAATGGCCCGGAAAATTGGTGAGAAGGACGCCTGAAATAAGGCGTCCGCATGCATTACACGATAGTGAAGCTGAAATCACTCAGTCCTTCGATACCGCCGGTGATCACGTCACCGCGCACGACCGGGCCAACACCTGCCGGCGTACCGGTATAGATCACATCACCCGGCTTGAGTTCCACCGCCTGAGACAGATAGCTGATAACGTCCGCTACCTGCCAGATCTGGTCGCTCAAATCACCGCGCTGACGTTTCTCACCGTTCACGTCGAGCCAGATTTTACCGGCCGCCGGATGACCTGTCTGACTCACCGGCAGCAGCGGATTCGCCGGTGCGGAAGCATCAAACCCTTTGGCGAAATCCCACGGACGTCCCAGTTTCTTGGCCTGTGCCTGAATATCTCGACGGGTCAAATCCACACCCACGGTGTAACCCCAGACGTGTGACAGCGCGTCTTCAGCGGCAATATTTTTACCGCCTCTGGCGATCGCGACGACCAGTTCCACTTCATAGTGCAGGTCTTCGGTCAGGCTCGGATACGGCACATTGCCGCTGGCGGGAACCACGGCATCAGCCGGTTTGCCAAAGAAAAACGGCGGTTCGCGATCGGGATCATGACCCATTTCACGGGCATGCTCGGAATAGTTACGGCCAACACAATACACGCGGCGCAGCGGGAAACGGGCGCTCTGGCCTTCGACGGCGAGAGACGGAACTTCAGGTGCAGCAATTACATAGTCAGTCATCGTATTCACTTCACAAAGTTATCGAATTAACATATTTGCAAAGCGAATCAACATTGACCAGTAAATTTATGTTACTGGTCAATGTGTCCCTGTCAGGCTTTGTAACGCGGTGCGGCATGAGCCTGCAGGAAGTTCGGCACCATCGCACCGCGCAGGGCATCAAAATCGTCCCACTGTTTTTCGTCCTGCAATGGCGGAATGGTGACTTTTTCTTTGCGGTCAAAGCCCAGCAAGGCGGCATCCACCAGCTCACCCACTTCCATCACGCCCGGCACTTCATCGATATTTTTGCCCGAACGTTCCCAGATTTCCGTACGCGTCGCGGCAGGCAGCACCGCCTGAACGTACAGGCCGCGTGCGGCCATTTCAAACTGCAGCGTCTGGCTGAAGGTCAGCACAAAGGCTTTGGTGGCAGAATACACCGCAGATTGCAATTCCGGGATCAGCGCCATCACGGACGCGATATTAATGATCGCGCCGTCAGGATGTTTGATCAGACCATCAAACGCCACGCGGGAAAGGCGCGCAACTGAGGTGACGTTCAGGGTGATCAGATTCTCAATGGCATCGGCGTCGCTGTTTTCAAAACCGGCTTTCAGCGAAGCCCCGGCGTTATTTATCAGCAGGGAAATCTGCGGCGTGGCGCGGATAAAATCCTCAACGCGGGCTAAATCTTCGCTGCGGGTTAAGTCCGCGGGCAACACGGTGATTTTTACACCGGTTTCATGTTGCAGGCGTTCAGACAGGGTTTTCAGGCGTGCGGCATCACGGGCAACCAGCACTAAATCATAGCCCCGTTTCGCCAGACGGTCGGCGTAAGTGGCACCGATGCCGCTTGATGCGCCGGTGATTAAGGCCACGGACTGAGAGCGAATTGTATCTGACATGGTAGAACCTCGGCGGTGTTGAGTAAGTGGTTTAATAATAAAACCAGGTGATTTTTAGCACCGGTGGTTTTATAATGCAACCAGATTTTTTCCGACCCTATGAGCAGGAAGTGCCATGAAACGAACCCGTCTGGAAAACACGCCGTGTCCGGCTGGCCGTGCGCTGGATTTAATCGGCGACTGGTGGACATTGCTGATTGTCCGCGACGCGATGTACGGCATCTCGCGATTCAGCGAATTCCAGCGCAGTCTGGGGGCGGCGAAAAACATTCTCAGCACCCGCCTGAAAGCGCTGGTCGCCGAAGGGATTATGAAGATTGAACCGGCGGCAGATGGCTCGGCGTATCAGGATTACGTGCTGACCGAAAAAGGGCGGGCGCTGCAACCGGTGCTGGTCGCGCTGGGGCAGTGGGGAAGTGAATATTTGTTTGAAGAAGGCGAAGCCTGTACGCAACTGGTGGATAGTGAAAACCGCCAGCCGCTGCGTAAGCTGGAAATTCATGCGCAGGACGGGCGGGTACTGGAAAGCCGGGATATTACGCCGATTATTCCTGAGATTTAATTCAGAGCTCGATCGGCTCCTCCCCTGCGAAGGGGAGGAGCAGAAAGCAAAACCCGCAATGGCTCGATCGGCTCCCTCCCCTGCGAAGGGGAGGGTTGGGGTGGGGTATTAAAGCGAAATCAATAAGTTGAAGTTTGCACTGACCAGGTATCAGCCCTTAAAACCCCCTCCCGGCTCCCCCTTCGCAGGGGGAGGAGCAAGGCCAAACCCCGGCTTACAGGAGCAAACAAAGCCTTACCGCGCAATCCTTTCGTGCCAGTATTTCGTGAACTCTTCCTCGCCGTTCAGGCTGACCACCATATCGCCGCTGACGATAAAGTGCGTCAGGTCGCTGCGCAGTTCGAGGGTGATTTCCGCTTCCATCCACCAGCCTTCACGCCCCATCTTCATGGTTTGCGTCAGCAGATAGCGCGCGGATAACGGATCACTGTTACTGACCGTCAGCTCGCGCCGCAGATTGTGATCGACGATTGTATCGATATCATCGAAGCGGTAAACGCCTTCACCGAAAACGCCACCCACACCGTTGGTCACGCTGGTCCAGGCGTCGGTGAGGAAATCGTAAGTGATGTTGCGGTCAACGCGGCCGGGTGACAGTAAGGTTTGCGGCGTCAGCGGTGCGCTTTGCGGTTCAGCAATCGGGCCGTCGATGGAAACCGGTTGCTCGCACACCGGCAGGCTGAGCTGCGCACTGTGTAAATCTAAGGTCAGCGTCGCCGCTTCAGCCATCGGCCAGATCATCGGCCAGAAGGTGGTCGCCAGCGAGATACGCATCCGGTGGCCGGTGGCAAAGCGGTGCGCGATGCCGTCCAGTTGTACCGGTACTTTGACTTTCTGGCCAGGAATAAGCGGCACAGATTGGTCATGGCCATGCAGATGCGACAGATTCAGCCAGCCGTGGGTGACACGGTTTACCGAACCGTCCGGCGCGACGTCAGAAAGCCGGACATACAACATGGCGGCCGGTTTATCGCTGCTTAGTTCGACGGTAAATTCCGGGAAGCCGAAAATGGTCAGCGGTTCAGCCAGCGGTTCGCCGTCGAAGATTTCCGCCATGCCGTCATCGACACGCTGATCCGGCGGCATTTCGCCGGGCACGCCTGCGCCCATCCATTCACCGGCCATCAGACCATGATTCTGCGGTGAACAGATATTGATAACCCCCGCGTCAACGTCCGGCTGGGTATTGAGCTGGCCGCGTGTCAGCCAGCGCGGACTGTGATTGATATTGCTGGCGGTGCCGCGATCAAATCCGACCCATTCCCCTTTGCTGAACGGACGCATCGCCGATGGCGGCTGACTGTCCTGCAACCAGGTCTGGATCATCGGCCCTGCCATCGCGCCGTTGTCTTCGCCTTTCAGCCAGTGATCCCACCAGCGTACCGCTTCCTGCAAGAAACCGATCGCCGGTTCCGGTGTGCCGTCCTGCGGATAGATATGCGCCCACGGGCCGAGAATGGCGCGACGTGGCACTTTCAGGTTATCCATCAGACGGAACACCGCATTGCTGTAGGCGTCCGCCCAGCCACCGATGGCCATCACCGGACACTGAATGGCGGACCAGTCTTCGCACACCGAACCATGCTGCCAGTATGCATCGCGCAGCGGATGTTCCATCCACAGTGCCGGGAAGAAAGGCATGTTTTCCAGACGGTTAAGCCAGTCTT encodes the following:
- the tnpA gene encoding IS200/IS605-like element IS1541D family transposase gives rise to the protein MGDEKSLAHTRWNCKYHIVFAPKYRRQVFYGEKRRAVGSILRKLCEWKNVHILEAECCADHIHMLVEIPPKMSVSSFMGYLKGKSSLMLYEQFGDLKFKYRNREFWCRGYYVDTVGKNTSKIQEYIKHQLEQDKLGEQLSIPYPGSPFTGGK
- a CDS encoding fumarylacetoacetate hydrolase family protein; the encoded protein is MTDYVIAAPEVPSLAVEGQSARFPLRRVYCVGRNYSEHAREMGHDPDREPPFFFGKPADAVVPASGNVPYPSLTEDLHYEVELVVAIARGGKNIAAEDALSHVWGYTVGVDLTRRDIQAQAKKLGRPWDFAKGFDASAPANPLLPVSQTGHPAAGKIWLDVNGEKRQRGDLSDQIWQVADVISYLSQAVELKPGDVIYTGTPAGVGPVVRGDVITGGIEGLSDFSFTIV
- a CDS encoding SDR family NAD(P)-dependent oxidoreductase, with translation MSDTIRSQSVALITGASSGIGATYADRLAKRGYDLVLVARDAARLKTLSERLQHETGVKITVLPADLTRSEDLARVEDFIRATPQISLLINNAGASLKAGFENSDADAIENLITLNVTSVARLSRVAFDGLIKHPDGAIINIASVMALIPELQSAVYSATKAFVLTFSQTLQFEMAARGLYVQAVLPAATRTEIWERSGKNIDEVPGVMEVGELVDAALLGFDRKEKVTIPPLQDEKQWDDFDALRGAMVPNFLQAHAAPRYKA
- a CDS encoding winged helix-turn-helix transcriptional regulator translates to MKRTRLENTPCPAGRALDLIGDWWTLLIVRDAMYGISRFSEFQRSLGAAKNILSTRLKALVAEGIMKIEPAADGSAYQDYVLTEKGRALQPVLVALGQWGSEYLFEEGEACTQLVDSENRQPLRKLEIHAQDGRVLESRDITPIIPEI
- a CDS encoding CocE/NonD family hydrolase — encoded protein: MSTKRIVTEFPHAVTVTEHLWIPLSDGTRLAARLWLPDDAEHQPVPAILEYIPYRKRDGTRTRDEPMHGFFAGNGYAVVRVDMRGSGESDGLLADEYLLQEQDDALEVIQWITGQRWCSGNVGMMGKSWGGFNSLQVAARRPAALKAIITVCSTDDRYRDDIHYKGGCLLNDNLWWGGIMLAYQSRPADPALVGESWYKDWLNRLENMPFFPALWMEHPLRDAYWQHGSVCEDWSAIQCPVMAIGGWADAYSNAVFRLMDNLKVPRRAILGPWAHIYPQDGTPEPAIGFLQEAVRWWDHWLKGEDNGAMAGPMIQTWLQDSQPPSAMRPFSKGEWVGFDRGTASNINHSPRWLTRGQLNTQPDVDAGVINICSPQNHGLMAGEWMGAGVPGEMPPDQRVDDGMAEIFDGEPLAEPLTIFGFPEFTVELSSDKPAAMLYVRLSDVAPDGSVNRVTHGWLNLSHLHGHDQSVPLIPGQKVKVPVQLDGIAHRFATGHRMRISLATTFWPMIWPMAEAATLTLDLHSAQLSLPVCEQPVSIDGPIAEPQSAPLTPQTLLSPGRVDRNITYDFLTDAWTSVTNGVGGVFGEGVYRFDDIDTIVDHNLRRELTVSNSDPLSARYLLTQTMKMGREGWWMEAEITLELRSDLTHFIVSGDMVVSLNGEEEFTKYWHERIAR